A window of the Verminephrobacter eiseniae EF01-2 genome harbors these coding sequences:
- a CDS encoding ABC transporter substrate-binding protein produces the protein MKKLLASMLAVAATALATFAIAPAQAQAEKPKDKVTLMLNWYLYSEHATFFLGKEKGFYAEEGIDLGIQEGRGSAVTAQAVAAKSATFGYIDVTTMIKAAAKGAPLKSTGVLFQVSPMSVMGLSEKNIATPKDIIGKTVAVTPGDSMSQMWPLFLKVNDIRPDQVKVVSGDGQTKLNAVANGQADLLLGYVMDQAIKLQDATGKPVTPIRFADSGVNQISSGIITHKNLLTENPDLVKRFMRASTKAAEAAEKSPEAAVDAMLKAHPKAGVRDTLIVGMKQSVALYHTQETANQRPFRVAMKNVNDSLDLLVQYGGMDASTRGKPEDYVTLDFLPN, from the coding sequence ATGAAGAAACTGCTTGCCTCGATGCTCGCCGTCGCCGCCACGGCCCTTGCGACCTTCGCCATCGCCCCCGCCCAGGCCCAGGCTGAAAAGCCCAAGGACAAGGTCACGCTGATGCTCAACTGGTACCTCTACAGCGAGCACGCGACCTTCTTCCTCGGCAAGGAAAAGGGCTTCTATGCCGAAGAGGGCATCGACCTCGGCATCCAGGAAGGCCGCGGCTCTGCCGTCACCGCGCAGGCGGTGGCCGCCAAGTCGGCGACCTTCGGCTACATCGACGTCACCACGATGATCAAGGCCGCCGCCAAGGGCGCGCCGCTCAAGTCGACCGGCGTGCTGTTCCAGGTGAGCCCGATGTCGGTCATGGGCTTGAGCGAGAAGAACATCGCGACGCCCAAAGACATCATCGGCAAGACCGTGGCCGTGACGCCCGGCGATTCGATGTCGCAGATGTGGCCGCTCTTCCTCAAGGTGAACGACATCAGGCCCGACCAGGTGAAGGTCGTCTCGGGCGACGGCCAGACCAAGCTCAATGCGGTGGCCAACGGCCAGGCCGACCTCTTGCTCGGCTACGTGATGGACCAGGCCATCAAGCTGCAGGACGCCACCGGCAAGCCCGTGACGCCGATTCGCTTTGCCGACTCGGGCGTGAACCAGATCAGCTCCGGGATCATCACCCACAAGAACCTGCTGACCGAGAACCCCGACCTGGTCAAGCGCTTCATGCGCGCCTCCACCAAGGCCGCCGAAGCCGCCGAGAAGAGCCCCGAGGCTGCCGTGGACGCGATGCTCAAGGCCCACCCGAAGGCCGGCGTGCGCGACACGTTGATCGTGGGCATGAAGCAGAGCGTGGCGCTCTATCACACGCAGGAAACAGCCAACCAACGGCCGTTCCGCGTGGCGATGAAGAACGTGAACGACTCGCTCGACCTGCTGGTGCAGTACGGCGGCATGGATGCGTCCACGCGCGGCAAGCCGGAAGACTACGTGACGCTCGACTTCCTGCCGAACTGA
- a CDS encoding ABC transporter permease: MLRKLLLCPALRPFLLILLLLALWDLVIRLFEIPAYLIPPPWEVVKQFVAEWPRLLSESWKTTLATLGGFGLTIVIGIPIAMLIAYSRLVESYVYPLLVFSQSIPKVAIAPLFVVWFGFGILPKVISAFLLGFFPVVVSTVMGFKSVEPDMLDLARSMGASRLQTFFKISLPQALPAIFSGLKVSVTLAVVGAVVGEFVGANSGIGYVLQVANGNFDLPLMFAALVVLSSIGVILFVAVDLIERSMIPWHASQR; this comes from the coding sequence ATGCTCCGCAAGCTCCTGCTCTGCCCGGCCCTGCGCCCGTTCCTGCTGATCCTGTTGCTGCTGGCGCTGTGGGACCTCGTGATCCGGCTCTTCGAGATCCCGGCCTACCTGATCCCGCCGCCGTGGGAAGTGGTCAAGCAGTTCGTCGCCGAATGGCCGCGCCTGCTCAGCGAGAGCTGGAAGACCACGCTCGCCACGCTCGGCGGCTTTGGCCTCACGATCGTCATCGGCATTCCGATCGCGATGCTCATCGCCTACTCGCGGCTGGTCGAGTCGTATGTGTACCCGCTGCTGGTGTTCTCGCAGAGCATCCCGAAGGTGGCGATCGCGCCGCTCTTCGTGGTGTGGTTCGGCTTCGGCATCCTGCCCAAGGTGATCAGCGCCTTCCTGCTGGGCTTCTTCCCGGTGGTGGTGTCCACGGTGATGGGCTTCAAGTCGGTCGAGCCCGACATGCTCGACCTGGCCCGTTCGATGGGCGCGAGCCGCCTGCAGACCTTCTTCAAGATCAGCCTGCCGCAGGCCCTGCCCGCGATCTTCAGCGGGTTGAAGGTATCGGTCACGCTGGCCGTCGTTGGCGCGGTGGTCGGCGAATTCGTCGGCGCCAACTCCGGAATCGGCTATGTGCTGCAGGTGGCCAACGGCAACTTCGACCTGCCGTTGATGTTCGCTGCGCTGGTCGTGCTGTCGAGCATCGGCGTGATCCTTTTCGTCGCGGTCGACCTGATCGAGCGCTCGATGATTCCGTGGCACGCATCGCAGCGCTGA